GCTGCATCAGCACGACTACTACGAGTTCACTATTGTGCTGAGCGGCAAATGCTATCAGGAGATCAACGGCAAGCGGGTGCTGCTGGAACGCGGGGATTTCGTCTTTATCCCTATCGGTTCCTACCACCAGAGCTTTTACGAGTTCGGCGCGACGAAAATTTTCAACGTGGCGGTTAGCAAAGCGTTCTTTGAAGAGCACTATTTGCAGCAGCTGCCGCGTTGCTTTGTCGCCTCGCAGGCCTACAGCCTGAGAAGCGAGTTTTTGGCCTATATCGAATCGGTGGTGAGTTCGCCGCAGTTTCGCGAGGATGACTTCGCCGAGTTTCTCGAAACGCTGACCTTCTATGTGATCAGCCGCATTCGTCACCATAAAGAAGAAAACGACGGCGGCGATGATATCCCGCAGTGGCTGAAGAACACCCTGGCCGGCATGCATGACAAGGCGATGTTCGGTGAAAAGGCGTTGGCGAACATGGTGGCGCTGTCGGGGAAAACCCAGGAGTACCTGACCCGGGCGATGCGGCGCTACTACCAGAAGACGCCGATGCAGGTGATCAATGAGATCCGCATCAACTTCGCCAAGACGCAGCTGGAGGTCACCAACTATTCGGTCTCTGACATCGCTTTCGATTCCGGCTATGGCGACGTCAGCTTGTTCATTAAAAACTTCAAGCGGCTCACCGACGTGACCCCAGGCAACTACCGAAAAAAGTGTTACGGCCCTCTTTAGGGCCGCTCCCGATCAGTATCAACGCCGATATGCCGATGAGCTTCAGGGCGCCAGTCGGTTAATCATTTGATTTTACCTTAACGAGGGGGAATGCCGCGCCGAGCGGTCGGCCTTCCCTTGCCAAAAATCCATCCCGCGGGAGCCTCTATGGAAAAACTACTGATCGTGAATGCCGATGATTTCGGCCTGAGCAAAGGGCAGAACTATGGCGTCATCGAGGCGTATCAGCATGGCGTCGTTTCCTCCACCACGGCGATGGT
Above is a window of Serratia nematodiphila DZ0503SBS1 DNA encoding:
- the chbR gene encoding transcriptional regulator ChbR, which gives rise to MSDNRISLSANDVKLIREQDFFNCKDFHLFIYNKVESATGLHQHDYYEFTIVLSGKCYQEINGKRVLLERGDFVFIPIGSYHQSFYEFGATKIFNVAVSKAFFEEHYLQQLPRCFVASQAYSLRSEFLAYIESVVSSPQFREDDFAEFLETLTFYVISRIRHHKEENDGGDDIPQWLKNTLAGMHDKAMFGEKALANMVALSGKTQEYLTRAMRRYYQKTPMQVINEIRINFAKTQLEVTNYSVSDIAFDSGYGDVSLFIKNFKRLTDVTPGNYRKKCYGPL